Proteins encoded by one window of Bradyrhizobium sp. B097:
- a CDS encoding IS110 family transposase — protein sequence MSEVIIIGLDIAKHVFHAHGADGKGRAIFSKRISRGKLLDFFVAQPSCTVALEACGGAHHWARQLAQLGHEVRLIPPAYVKPFVKRQKNDAIDAEAICEAAQRPSMRFVAVKSEQQQAAGLVFRTRDLLVRQRTQLINAIRGHLTEYGWVAPKGPSHVAMLTDLIEEEEMASSLPKAAHAMFRLMLDLLTDLNGKVADLDQEIARRAREDEVSRRLMTVPGIGPISATAIAALAPPAETFAKGRDFAAWLGLTPLQRSTGGKQKLGATSKMGERTLRRLLIIGSSAVVQQASKRGAPKGSWLEQMLARKPRMLVTVALANKMARIVWALLIKQENYRAPVAAKA from the coding sequence GTGTCAGAGGTTATCATAATCGGTCTGGATATCGCCAAGCATGTTTTCCACGCTCATGGAGCAGACGGGAAAGGGCGAGCTATATTCAGCAAACGGATCAGCCGAGGAAAGCTGCTGGATTTCTTCGTAGCCCAGCCGAGTTGCACGGTAGCTCTGGAGGCATGTGGCGGAGCCCATCACTGGGCCCGTCAACTCGCCCAGCTTGGCCATGAAGTTCGGTTGATCCCTCCCGCCTACGTAAAGCCGTTTGTGAAGCGGCAAAAGAATGACGCGATCGATGCCGAGGCGATCTGCGAAGCAGCGCAGCGGCCGAGCATGCGGTTCGTGGCCGTGAAGAGCGAACAGCAACAGGCGGCGGGTCTGGTGTTTCGGACCCGTGACCTGTTAGTGCGGCAGCGAACGCAGCTCATCAACGCGATCCGGGGACACCTCACTGAATATGGTTGGGTCGCACCTAAGGGGCCGTCGCACGTGGCGATGCTTACCGACCTGATCGAGGAAGAAGAGATGGCCAGCTCGCTTCCCAAAGCGGCCCACGCCATGTTCCGATTGATGTTGGACCTGCTGACCGACCTCAATGGCAAGGTCGCGGACCTCGACCAGGAAATCGCGCGACGTGCTCGCGAGGACGAAGTATCGCGCCGGCTAATGACCGTTCCCGGCATTGGCCCAATCTCCGCCACCGCGATCGCCGCTCTAGCACCGCCGGCCGAGACCTTTGCCAAAGGCCGTGACTTCGCCGCTTGGTTGGGTCTCACGCCTCTTCAAAGATCGACAGGCGGCAAGCAGAAGCTCGGTGCGACATCCAAGATGGGCGAACGCACGCTCAGGCGCCTCCTCATCATCGGCAGCAGCGCGGTCGTGCAACAGGCGAGCAAACGCGGTGCGCCAAAGGGGTCGTGGCTCGAACAGATGCTGGCTCGCAAACCGCGGATGCTGGTAACCGTCGCGCTCGCGAACAAGATGGCGCGGATCGTCTGGGCGCTGCTTATAAAGCAGGAGAACTACAGGGCTCCGGTCGCAGCCAAGGCGTGA
- a CDS encoding histidine decarboxylase, with the protein MTLGSQNLTRLDQLFYSMQDANACFLGYPFAKDFKYEPLWRFLKFTGNNLGDPFEPGTYRVNSHAFECEVVEFFAQLFRAPDDGFWGYITNGGTEGNIYGLYLGRELYPDGVAYFSRDSHYSVSKAARLLRLEHAVVDSQSHGEINYDDLARKASNERNRPALIVANIGTTMKEGRDDTSKIRAVLRDVGVRESYVHADAALCGPYAPFLNPKPSFDFEDGADSVTISGHKFLGAPMPCGVVLARKSNVRRVMRAIDYIGSSDTTLSGSRNAYSPIVLWYAIRCLGIAGIKRMFDQCEQLAAYTADELNERGVGAWRNPHALTVVLPPVEEGVKAKWQIATQDVSHVVVTPGTTKHQLDALIEAIADSAGPRHRERGVSRHDTASAGGDRLDTSARWSAP; encoded by the coding sequence GTGACGCTAGGATCCCAGAATCTCACACGACTTGATCAACTATTTTACTCCATGCAGGATGCGAATGCATGCTTTCTGGGCTACCCGTTTGCTAAGGACTTCAAGTATGAGCCGTTGTGGCGCTTCCTGAAGTTCACTGGAAACAACCTCGGAGATCCGTTCGAACCAGGGACTTATCGCGTCAACTCGCATGCCTTCGAGTGCGAAGTGGTTGAGTTTTTCGCTCAGCTATTCCGGGCGCCTGATGACGGCTTCTGGGGCTACATCACAAACGGCGGAACCGAGGGAAATATTTATGGGCTGTATCTCGGTCGCGAACTTTATCCAGATGGCGTCGCGTACTTCTCGCGAGACTCGCACTATAGTGTGAGTAAAGCGGCTCGTCTGCTCCGGCTGGAGCACGCCGTTGTGGATTCGCAATCACACGGAGAAATTAACTATGACGATCTGGCGCGAAAGGCGAGCAATGAACGAAATCGGCCGGCTCTGATAGTCGCAAACATCGGCACCACAATGAAGGAAGGTAGGGACGACACGTCAAAAATTCGTGCGGTCCTGCGGGATGTCGGAGTTCGTGAGAGCTATGTCCATGCCGACGCGGCATTGTGCGGGCCATACGCTCCATTTCTAAACCCGAAGCCGTCCTTCGATTTCGAGGATGGAGCGGACTCGGTCACAATCAGTGGGCACAAATTTCTTGGGGCGCCGATGCCGTGCGGTGTTGTTCTCGCTCGTAAGTCAAACGTGCGGCGGGTCATGCGCGCGATCGACTATATCGGCAGTTCGGATACGACGCTGAGCGGATCTCGAAATGCGTATAGCCCGATTGTCCTCTGGTACGCGATCCGCTGTCTGGGAATCGCGGGGATCAAGCGGATGTTCGATCAATGCGAGCAACTGGCTGCCTATACCGCCGATGAGCTTAACGAGCGCGGTGTCGGCGCGTGGCGTAATCCCCATGCGCTAACTGTTGTCTTGCCGCCTGTCGAAGAGGGTGTCAAAGCGAAGTGGCAGATAGCCACTCAAGACGTTAGTCATGTAGTGGTGACGCCGGGGACGACCAAGCACCAACTCGATGCGCTGATCGAGGCGATCGCGGACAGTGCGGGTCCGCGTCATCGTGAAAGAGGTGTCAGCCGCCATGACACGGCTTCCGCTGGCGGGGACAGATTGGATACCAGCGCGCGGTGGTCGGCACCCTGA
- a CDS encoding MFS transporter: MTDPAKVQTGGADGIAAPLRHATFRRIWLASLLSNLGILIQGVGAAWAMTQMTSSADKVALVQTALLLPVMLISMPAGAIADMFDRRIVALISLGIAFAGATGLTVVAWLGLVTPNLLLALCFVVGSGMALMGPAWQSSVSEQVPSEALLPAAVALNGISYNIARSVGPAIGGVVVATAGAVAAFALNTLLYLPLMVALFLWKRISAPSRLPPERLSRAMVLGVRYITNSPSIKIVLIRTLVTGLIGGPIVALMPLVARDLLHGDAQTYGIMLGAFGLGAVVGALSITELRKRMSGEAAIRACALSMGGAIAAVALSRQPVLTAMALVLAGAVWMMAWTVFSIGVQLSAPRWVAGRSLAAYQAAGSGGVAVGSWGWGHLTDAAGVETALLLSAALMVASPLIGRWLPMPRVGARGEEAELLADPEVRLALTGRSGPLVVEIEYRVAQENARAFHNVMQEVQLSRQRNGAYGCSIARDIADPELWTERYHCPTWFDYLRLRNRPTQSERALEQRAIHFHIGPAPVRVRRMLERPFGSVRWKDDTPDHATAEMPPEIPSGKGRTQPVAPVDQTTQPAGRCRKAASGLK; this comes from the coding sequence ATGACCGATCCAGCTAAAGTCCAGACAGGGGGCGCCGACGGCATCGCGGCTCCGCTGCGGCACGCGACCTTCCGACGCATCTGGCTTGCGAGCCTCCTCTCCAACCTCGGTATCTTGATTCAAGGTGTTGGCGCGGCCTGGGCGATGACGCAGATGACGTCCTCGGCTGACAAGGTCGCGCTGGTGCAGACGGCGCTGTTGCTGCCGGTGATGCTGATCTCGATGCCAGCCGGCGCGATCGCTGATATGTTTGACCGTCGCATCGTGGCGCTGATCTCGCTTGGTATTGCGTTCGCCGGCGCAACCGGACTGACGGTGGTCGCCTGGCTTGGCCTCGTCACGCCGAACCTCTTGCTTGCGCTCTGCTTCGTGGTCGGCAGCGGCATGGCGCTGATGGGACCGGCCTGGCAATCGTCGGTCAGCGAACAGGTGCCCTCAGAAGCGCTGCTGCCTGCAGCCGTCGCGCTGAACGGCATCAGCTACAATATCGCGCGCAGCGTGGGTCCGGCGATCGGCGGAGTCGTGGTGGCGACCGCGGGCGCAGTCGCCGCATTCGCGCTCAACACCTTGCTCTATCTGCCGCTGATGGTCGCGTTATTCCTTTGGAAGCGCATCAGCGCACCCTCGCGCCTGCCGCCTGAGAGACTGAGCCGCGCCATGGTGTTAGGCGTACGTTACATCACCAATTCGCCATCGATCAAAATTGTGCTCATTCGGACCCTGGTGACCGGCCTCATCGGCGGCCCGATCGTTGCACTAATGCCGCTGGTGGCGCGCGATCTTTTGCATGGCGACGCCCAGACCTACGGTATCATGCTCGGCGCCTTTGGCCTGGGTGCGGTGGTCGGCGCGTTGAGTATCACCGAACTGCGCAAGCGGATGAGCGGCGAGGCCGCGATCCGCGCCTGCGCGCTGTCAATGGGCGGGGCGATCGCCGCGGTCGCGCTCAGCCGCCAACCGGTGTTGACGGCGATGGCGCTGGTCCTGGCCGGCGCCGTGTGGATGATGGCATGGACGGTGTTCAGCATTGGCGTGCAGTTGTCGGCGCCCCGATGGGTGGCCGGACGTTCGCTCGCGGCCTATCAGGCGGCGGGCTCAGGCGGAGTTGCCGTCGGCAGCTGGGGTTGGGGCCATCTGACCGACGCGGCCGGGGTTGAAACTGCGCTGCTGCTTTCGGCCGCCCTGATGGTCGCCTCACCACTCATCGGCCGTTGGCTGCCCATGCCCCGCGTCGGTGCGCGGGGTGAGGAGGCCGAGCTGCTCGCCGATCCCGAGGTACGGCTCGCCTTGACCGGACGCAGCGGGCCTCTCGTGGTCGAGATCGAATATAGGGTTGCACAGGAAAATGCGCGGGCATTTCATAATGTCATGCAGGAGGTGCAATTGTCGCGCCAGCGCAACGGTGCCTATGGCTGCTCGATCGCGCGCGACATTGCCGATCCGGAATTGTGGACCGAGCGCTACCACTGCCCGACCTGGTTCGACTACCTGCGCCTGCGCAACCGTCCGACCCAGTCCGAGCGTGCACTGGAGCAGCGAGCAATTCACTTCCACATCGGTCCCGCGCCGGTCCGCGTCCGCCGCATGCTGGAGAGGCCATTCGGCTCAGTACGCTGGAAGGACGACACGCCGGACCACGCGACCGCCGAAATGCCGCCGGAGATCCCAAGCGGCAAAGGCCGTACGCAGCCGGTCGCTCCGGTTGATCAGACAACACAGCCTGCCGGGAGGTGCCGAAAAGCCGCAAGCGGTTTGAAATGA
- a CDS encoding cupin domain-containing protein, translated as MEVVRSGTKRGHTYRLLSYHKGPRKAFEPFLINMDKESESYPRFQHPGTEFIYMLSGRMQYRFGDRTFLVEPGDAFTFSDGVLHGPEKLLDDQIQFITIIIYAE; from the coding sequence ATGGAGGTTGTCCGCTCAGGTACCAAGCGCGGGCACACCTATCGGCTATTATCGTATCACAAAGGTCCGCGGAAAGCCTTTGAACCGTTCCTTATCAACATGGACAAGGAAAGCGAGAGCTATCCTCGCTTCCAACATCCTGGAACGGAATTCATTTATATGTTGAGCGGCCGGATGCAGTATCGATTTGGCGACAGAACCTTTCTCGTCGAACCTGGTGACGCATTCACCTTTTCGGACGGCGTTCTTCATGGTCCCGAAAAGCTCTTGGACGATCAGATCCAGTTCATCACGATCATTATATATGCGGAATAG
- a CDS encoding GNAT family N-acetyltransferase, whose translation MSSQSGQRESIKVVAPEDRPRVIAILTIAFAVCPLLRWLYPEPDRFLRHFAGFLDFYAGDPYADQSGAYFDGGDKGALLWLTDKAPRDDAAMMKFLLGSVPDYRRTETEKIFEEFGKYHPKEPHWYFTMLGIDPIHQRSGLGGLLYRHGLAILDEAKGLAFSEATSLRAARLYERLGWQIVGEVQIGSSPPFFPMLRPSS comes from the coding sequence ATGTCATCCCAGTCGGGACAGCGTGAGTCGATCAAGGTCGTCGCCCCAGAGGACCGCCCTAGGGTCATTGCCATTCTGACAATAGCTTTTGCGGTGTGCCCGTTACTGAGGTGGTTGTACCCAGAGCCGGACCGCTTTCTACGTCATTTCGCTGGCTTTCTCGACTTTTATGCCGGCGATCCGTACGCAGATCAAAGCGGAGCGTATTTTGATGGCGGCGATAAAGGGGCGCTTCTGTGGTTAACCGACAAGGCGCCTCGCGATGATGCAGCAATGATGAAGTTCCTGCTTGGCAGTGTGCCGGATTACAGACGAACGGAAACGGAAAAGATATTCGAGGAGTTCGGCAAGTATCACCCGAAGGAGCCGCACTGGTACTTCACTATGCTGGGCATCGATCCGATACACCAGCGATCGGGCTTAGGAGGCCTTCTCTATAGGCACGGTCTCGCCATCCTGGACGAGGCGAAAGGACTGGCATTTTCAGAAGCCACCAGCCTTAGGGCGGCGCGTCTGTATGAGCGCCTGGGATGGCAGATCGTGGGTGAAGTCCAGATCGGCAGTTCGCCGCCGTTTTTCCCAATGCTCCGCCCTTCCTCTTGA
- a CDS encoding S1/P1 nuclease, translating to MIRVATRLAILACAAFLSCSNVSRALAWGDEGHEVVALVAQSFLDGDVRKRVNALLAADTDPLTAHDIASAATWADKYRDANASNSRERTRQWHFVDIEIAAPNLDEACFNHPPVPNGTPASDGAAADCVVDKIQQFAAELANPATDIEEQVAALKFLLHFVGDVHQPLHSSDDHDRGGNAKLVSAAGLSAGNLHHFWDTEFVDQLGPDSRTIASDLIGHITKEQQARWQAGNPDDWAKEAFALSKDDAYGQLPAPNARGSFRLTDDYVTTATNDVAIQLSKAGVRLAMVLNQALRKP from the coding sequence ATGATACGAGTGGCGACGCGCCTGGCGATCCTCGCCTGTGCCGCATTTCTCAGCTGTTCGAACGTAAGCCGCGCACTCGCTTGGGGTGACGAAGGGCATGAAGTTGTAGCCTTGGTGGCGCAGTCCTTTCTGGATGGGGATGTGCGCAAGCGGGTGAATGCCCTTCTGGCCGCGGATACCGATCCGCTCACCGCTCATGACATTGCGTCAGCAGCTACATGGGCGGACAAGTACCGGGATGCGAATGCAAGCAATTCACGCGAGCGGACGCGGCAGTGGCACTTTGTCGATATTGAGATTGCCGCACCGAATCTCGACGAGGCCTGTTTCAATCATCCACCCGTGCCCAATGGCACGCCGGCTTCAGATGGGGCGGCGGCCGATTGTGTGGTCGACAAGATTCAGCAGTTTGCGGCCGAACTCGCCAATCCCGCGACTGACATCGAGGAGCAGGTCGCCGCGCTCAAATTCTTGCTTCATTTCGTCGGCGACGTGCACCAGCCGCTGCACAGCTCTGACGATCATGATCGCGGCGGCAATGCCAAGCTAGTTTCGGCGGCCGGGCTTAGCGCCGGCAATCTTCACCATTTCTGGGACACCGAGTTTGTAGATCAGCTGGGCCCGGATTCTCGAACGATAGCCTCCGATCTCATCGGCCACATCACGAAGGAACAGCAAGCGCGGTGGCAAGCCGGCAACCCTGACGACTGGGCCAAGGAAGCTTTCGCTCTGTCAAAAGATGACGCGTATGGTCAGCTTCCGGCTCCTAACGCGCGCGGAAGCTTTAGGTTGACTGACGATTATGTCACGACGGCAACAAATGACGTCGCAATTCAACTGAGCAAGGCGGGTGTGCGGTTGGCGATGGTTCTGAACCAGGCACTGCGCAAACCATAG
- a CDS encoding IS630 family transposase: protein MWECWVRGRPIAPLVLSPQERTYPERQVRRHRVARSLSERRRAILRCADGLPSKSVAAELGIHEHTVHKWCRRFLKDRCDGLLDEARPGRPRTIDDDQVAAVIERTLRTTPADATHWSIRSMAAETGFSHTTSRRMWSAFGLQPHRSQTFKLSSDPLFVDKVRDIVGLYLCPPNRALVLSIDEKSQIQALDREQPVLPMMPGVPERRTHSYVRHGTAMLFAALDAASGFVIGKCYKRHRAVEFLKFLKEIDAQIPGGLAVHIVMDNYATHKTPKIKAWLARRPHYHVHFTPTSASWINQVERWFAELTRKQIQRGVHTSVKQLEADIRTFIDLHNKNPKPFKWTKSADQILASVKRFCHKAHQTLCGEL from the coding sequence TTGTGGGAATGCTGGGTGAGAGGCCGGCCGATCGCGCCGTTAGTGCTCAGTCCGCAGGAGCGCACGTACCCAGAGAGGCAAGTTCGTCGTCATCGTGTTGCGCGGTCGCTATCTGAGCGACGCCGCGCGATCCTGCGATGTGCGGATGGCTTACCAAGCAAGTCTGTGGCTGCCGAACTCGGCATCCATGAACACACCGTTCACAAGTGGTGCCGTCGATTTTTGAAGGATCGCTGTGATGGCCTGCTTGACGAAGCCCGCCCTGGCCGCCCTCGCACCATCGACGACGATCAGGTTGCCGCCGTGATCGAGCGAACGTTGCGTACGACGCCGGCCGACGCGACGCATTGGTCGATCCGCTCGATGGCTGCGGAAACTGGCTTTTCCCACACCACGAGCCGCCGAATGTGGTCGGCGTTCGGCTTGCAGCCGCACCGTAGTCAGACATTCAAGTTGTCGAGCGATCCGCTGTTCGTCGACAAGGTACGCGATATCGTCGGCCTTTATCTCTGCCCACCGAACCGAGCCCTTGTCCTCAGCATCGATGAGAAAAGCCAGATTCAGGCCCTCGATCGCGAGCAGCCGGTCTTGCCGATGATGCCCGGCGTGCCGGAACGTCGTACGCACAGCTACGTGCGGCATGGCACGGCCATGCTTTTTGCAGCGCTCGATGCCGCATCGGGGTTCGTCATCGGCAAATGCTACAAGCGCCATCGGGCAGTCGAGTTTTTGAAGTTCCTCAAAGAGATCGACGCTCAAATCCCTGGGGGGCTCGCTGTCCATATCGTCATGGACAACTACGCCACCCACAAGACGCCCAAGATCAAAGCGTGGCTCGCTCGCCGGCCGCACTATCATGTTCACTTCACGCCGACTTCTGCGTCCTGGATCAATCAGGTCGAGCGATGGTTCGCTGAACTCACCAGAAAGCAAATCCAGCGAGGTGTTCACACCTCCGTCAAGCAGCTCGAGGCCGACATCCGCACCTTCATCGACCTGCACAACAAAAACCCGAAGCCGTTCAAATGGACTAAGTCTGCTGACCAGATTTTGGCCTCCGTCAAACGCTTCTGCCACAAAGCCCACCAGACTTTATGTGGTGAACTTTAG